One window of the Lachancea thermotolerans CBS 6340 chromosome A complete sequence genome contains the following:
- the MRPS16 gene encoding mitochondrial 37S ribosomal protein bS16m (similar to uniprot|Q02608 Saccharomyces cerevisiae YPL013C MRPS16 Mitochondrial ribosomal protein of the small subunit) — translation MSKGLVRIRLARFGRRHSPLYNIVVANASKARDKTPIEVLGTYNPIPKPLSKRETKSGAIPTKDVQLDFARTKYWVGVGAQPSETVTKLLKKCNILGSDWGKTYTTSRTVVLPKREVLE, via the coding sequence ATGTCGAAGGGCCTGGTGAGGATAAGACTAGCCAGATTTGGTCGCAGACACTCCCCTTTATATAACATAGTGGTTGCAAACGCATCCAAGGCTAGGGACAAGACACCTATTGAGGTTTTGGGAACTTACAACCCAATACCAAAGCCACTATCGAAAAGAGAAACCAAAAGCGGGGCAATACCAACAAAGGATGTACAATTGGACTTCGCCAGGACCAAGTACTGGGTTGGGGTTGGCGCTCAGCCTAGCGAAACTGTCACGAAGCTGTTAAAAAAATGCAACATTTTGGGTTCAGATTGGGGGAAAACTTACACGACAAGCCGTACCGTTGTCCTGCCCAAACGTGAAGTCTTGGAATAA
- the TFC8 gene encoding transcription factor TFIIIC subunit TFC8 (similar to uniprot|Q12308 Saccharomyces cerevisiae YPL007C TFC8 One of six subunits of RNA polymerase III transcription initiation factor complex (TFIIIC) part of TFIIIC TauB domain that binds BoxB promoter sites of tRNA and other genes linker between TauB and TauA domains human homolog is TFIIIC-90), whose translation MKLLKDLAVARKELADWTENLTWAHDGTLYLTTVPDITVCVPVYSEATNSSKDLFHIKEYPLPLVNKFEYDLAQKNVMINSVPESSIKICQASPVSDSLAVLTNNANACIYSGRGLVAQLDQPERALEERSYHSLAWNVEGNMIAVGNEACEVIVFSVNENFEGAEFIYHRTIKINDDATSWVTRLEWYEEGIIVSLSNNSVHLVREDDGPKQIKCSSRFKNSDLKGMKGNIIITSAGSVHRYEIGSGTLESLDLGACDDFYVVPLPDYNTALLISNKTSCLLSLGHELRLQNDVIISPHIEAKFKKWNNYFNEFNNYETNFLIHGLATSPDGACLALAYSLDRLSIRYRIVSEQQYRICLFPLGKAWEIKQGSTGLTWYQNYQIYNKQLPRNFETDEGCLDLDTTLSFKSYLQELMNNKRMNNLRFSNFLEQEKDNNLYKRAVYDYAVAHKDEVVNPLDKACVQSIADLLALESPVVPEIYTMKGEFIEETFSSPASPNTDVVQSEEGHIWKRCRATFLPLLTSKVKVCPVSNYRIIDIKHDARNDYGWLTRTILQFSNNQSIYSGTRML comes from the coding sequence ATGAAGTTGCTCAAAGACCTAGCAGTAGCGAGAAAGGAACTTGCAGACTGGACTGAAAATCTCACGTGGGCTCACGATGGTACTCTGTACTTAACTACCGTCCCAGATATTACAGTGTGTGTTCCTGTTTACAGTGAAGCCACTAACAGCAGCAAGGATTTATTTCACATCAAGGAGTACCCTTTGCCCCTTGTAAATAAATTTGAGTATGACCTGGCGCAAAAAAATGTCATGATAAATTCGGTACCTGAGAGCTCtatcaaaatttgccaGGCATCCCCTGTATCAGATTCACTTGCTGTACTGACAAACAATGCAAATGCTTGTATCTACAGTGGGCGAGGGCTAGTGGCACAACTTGACCAACCAGAAAGGGCTCTAGAAGAGCGATCATATCACTCGCTAGCATGGAATGTTGAAGGCAACATGATTGCAGTTGGTAACGAGGCTTGTGAGGTTATAGTATTTTCTGTGAATGAAAATTTCGAAGGTGCGGAGTTCATTTACCATCGTACAATCAAAATCAACGATGATGCAACGAGTTGGGTCACCAGGTTAGAATGGTATGAAGAAGGGATCATAGTTTCCCTCAGTAATAACTCAGTTCATCTTGTTCGGGAAGACGATGGGCCTAAGCAGATTAAGTGCTCTTCTCGGTTCAAGAATTCGGACTTGAAAGGAATGAAAGGTAACATCATAATAACATCCGCGGGATCTGTTCACAGGTACGAAATAGGAAGTGGCACTTTGGAGTCGCTTGACTTGGGGGCTTGTGATGACTTTTACGTCGTTCCGCTACCTGATTATAACACGGCTCTGTTAATTTCAAACAAGACTTCCTGTCTTTTGAGTTTAGGTCATGAATTGCGTTTACAGAATGATGTTATCATATCGCCGCATATAGAGGCGAAATTCAAGAAGTGGAACAACTACTTTAACGAATTCAATAATTACGAGACTAATTTTTTGATTCATGGTTTAGCAACTTCACCGGATGGCGCATGTTTGGCTTTGGCATACAGCCTTGATCGTCTTTCGATAAGGTATCGTATAGTGTCCGAGCAGCAGTACAGAATATGCTTGTTTCCGTTGGGGAAAGCTTGGGAGATCAAGCAAGGATCGACGGGATTGACGTGGTATCAGAATTATCAAATCTATAACAAGCAGCTTCCGCGCAACTTTGAAACAGACGAAGGCTGTTTGGATCTCGACACTACACTGAGCTTCAAATCCTACCTTCAAGAATTGATGAACAATAAAAGAATGAACAATTTGAGGTTTTCTAATTTTCtagaacaagaaaaagataaCAATCTTTACAAAAGGGCAGTCTACGATTACGCTGTTGCTCACAAAGACGAAGTCGTTAACCCTCTCGATAAAGCTTGCGTGCAATCAATAGCAGACTTGTTGGCTCTTGAGAGCCCTGTTGTACCTGAAATCTACACCATGAAGGGAGAGTTTATAGAGGAGACTTTCAGTTCTCCCGCTTCTCCAAACACAGATGTGGTTCAATCTGAGGAGGGCCACATTTGGAAAAGGTGTCGCGCCACATTTCTACCTCTCCTTACCTCGAAAGTTAAGGTGTGCCCAGTGAGTAATTACCGCATCATTGATATAAAGCACGACGCTCGTAACGATTATGGTTGGCTTACTCGGACAATTCTACAATTTTCCAACAACCAAAGCATTTATAGTGGAACACGGATGCTTTAA
- the NCR1 gene encoding sphingolipid transporter (similar to uniprot|Q12200 Saccharomyces cerevisiae YPL006W NCR1 Vacuolar membrane protein that transits through the biosynthetic vacuolar protein sorting pathway involved in sphingolipid metabolism glycoprotein homologous to human Niemann Pick C1 (NPC) protein): protein MKVARCLLVPVIVSNAVLAGDSFFGISFANSKPASCSIYGSCGKKSLFGGELPCPVTEDFVPDPLSEAERESLVDLCGEEWKDVNQVCCNGAQIENLRKNLKKAENLIASCPACDKNFKSLFCHFTCSPQQRVFTNVTETQSSTDGREIVASMNVFLDSHWASEFYDSCKNVKFGATNGYAMDLIGGGAKNYEQFLKFLGDEKPLLGGSPFQINYIYDSQNSGIELFNETVYSCDDETYKCACTDCDKSCPKLKPLRRNHCKVAGLPCFSFVILMVYVSLFVLILGWHIYYFKNRKEPIIFEQDIEDSYAVANNDRIFQEHAYKAYSFDEKVASVLGQISGFSYRHPKLVILATGVVVVLLTVLAWIFGDLETDPINLWVSKSSPKYKEKEFFDENFGPFYRTEQIFIVNETGPVLSYPNLEWWFGVESYITEVLRSEEYQTYQDLCFRPTEDSTCVVESVTQYFNQDLPKEGDWENRLKSCTESPVNCLPSFQQPLKPNLLFSDNDVFKSNALVVTLLLSNHSNSALLWEKQLEDYLLNLDLPHGLRLSFNTEMSLEKELNRNNDIYIVLVSYLLMFAYASWALRKKGGGSRLLLGFSGILIVLSSVSSATGVLSILGLKSTLIIAEVIPFLILAIGIDNIYLITHEFDRISEGEQTLEVEHIMKKALQKISPSILLSLLCQLCCFLIATFVSMPAVRNFAIYSAVSLVFNVLLQLSAYVSILTLYERTFSATENTVSSESTPSKLKSAYVELLTKKRKIVGIFVSLTLFSLFFIPYIEIGLDQTLAVPQDSYLVDYFRDIYKYLNVGPPVFFVVKNLDLTSRSNQKKVCGKFTTCDDLSLANTLEQERKRSTVVEPVTNWFDDFMMFLNPQLDTCCRLKKGTEDVCPPSFPSRRCETCFSESEWFYDMSGFPTGDEFMHYFNIWINSPSDPCPLGGKAPYSSAITYNKTSIKSSTFRSAHKPLKSQQDFIEAYKDAERISKSLFELDVFAYSPFYIFFVQYGSLVSLSLKLLASSVLLVLLVSWMFLGSLKTAALVGLTVAMILTDIGALMFFLGISLNAVSLVNLIICVGIAVEFCVHIARAFTIVPSNIKTDRDSRMVHAIETVGGSVFQGITLTKFIGVSILAFTHSKIFQVFYFRMWFILIIASCAHALFFLPAALSLVGGKSYADSEVELED from the coding sequence ATGAAGGTGGCAAGGTGTCTTTTGGTTCCAGTCATCGTTTCCAATGCAGTGCTAGCAGGCGATTCCTTCTTTGGGATATCTTTTGCTAACTCGAAACCTGCATCGTGTTCCATTTATGGCAGTTGTGGCAAGAAATCCCTCTTCGGAGGCGAACTGCCCTGCCCCGTTACTGAGGATTTCGTTCCCGACCCCCTATCAGAAGCTGAACGAGAAAGTTTAGTAGACCTTTGCGGGGAAGAATGGAAGGATGTCAACCAAGTGTGCTGCAACGGAGCACAAATCGAAAACCTGCGAAAGAACTTaaagaaagctgaaaaCTTGATTGCTTCGTGTCCTGCCTgcgacaaaaactttaagAGCTTGTTTTGCCACTTCACATGCTCTCCCCAACAAAGAGTTTTCACTAATGTGACGGAAACCCAAAGTTCCACAGACGGAAGAGAAATAGTGGCGTCTATGAATGTCTTCCTCGACTCGCATTGGGCATCTGAGTTCTATGATTCCTGTAAGAATGTTAAATTTGGTGCAACCAATGGGTACGCAATGGATCTCATTGGCGGAGGAGCGAAGAATTATGaacaatttttgaagttcttaGGGGACGAAAAACCTTTGCTGGGTGGGTCACCATTCCAAATTAACTACATATATGACTCTCAAAACTCTGGTatcgagctcttcaacgAAACAGTTTATTCGTGCGATGATGAGACATACAAGTGCGCCTGTACGGACTGTGATAAGTCATGCCCAAAGCTTAAACCTTTGAGACGCAACCACTGCAAGGTAGCTGGTCTACCATGCTTTTCTTTTGTGATATTAATGGTATACGTGAgcctttttgttctcaTTTTAGGGTGGCACATCTACTACTTTAAAAATAGGAAGGAGCCAAtcatttttgagcaagaCATAGAAGACAGCTACGCGGTTGCAAATAATGACCGCATATTTCAGGAACACGCATATAAAGCGTACAGCTTTGACGAGAAGGTGGCGAGCGTGCTTGGCCAAATTTCTGGCTTTTCGTACAGACACCCTAAACTTGTCATTCTAGCAACAGGGGTTGTTGTTGTGTTGCTTACAGTCCTAGCTTGGATATTTGGAGATCTTGAAACAGACCCGATAAACCTTTGGGTAAGCAAGAGCTCTCCGAAGTATAAGGAAAAGgagttttttgatgaaaacttTGGCCCTTTTTACAGAACAGAACAAATCTTTATTGTGAATGAAACTGGCCCCGTACTCTCCTATCCTAACTTAGAGTGGTGGTTTGGTGTTGAAAGTTACATAACTGAGGTCCTCCGGTCTGAAGAATACCAAACGTACCAAGACTTGTGTTTCAGGCCAACTGAGGATTCCACTTGTGTGGTCGAGTCAGTGACGCAGTACTTCAACCAAGACCTTCCAAAGGAAGGCGATTGGGAAAATAGACTCAAATCTTGCACAGAGTCGCCCGTAAACTGTTTGCCTTCCTTCCAACAACCGCTGAAACCCAACCTCCTTTTCAGCGACAATGACGTTTTTAAGTCGAACGCGTTAGTGGTGACACTCCTACTTAGCAACCATTCCAATTCTGCTTTATTATGGGAGAAGCAGCTAGAAGATTATCTGTTAAATTTGGATTTACCTCATGGTTTGAGGTTGAGCTTCAATACTGAGATGTCACtagaaaaagagctgaacCGAAACAACGACATTTATATTGTCTTAGTGTCATATTTGCTAATGTTCGCTTACGCTTCATGGGCACTGAGAAAGAAGGGGGGAGGCAGTAGACTTCTCCTAGGTTTCTCTGGTATTTTGATTGTCCTCAGCTCAGTATCATCCGCAACTGGCGTACTCAGTATTTTGGGCCTCAAGTCGACACTTATTATCGCAGAAGTCATACCATTCCTCATTTTAGCCATTGGAATTGACAACATTTACTTGATAACTCACGAGTTTGATAGAATCTCGGAAGGTGAACAGACACTTGAGGTCGAACACATAATGAAAAAAGCATTGCAAAAAATTTCTCCTTCGATACTACTTTCTCTGTTGTGTCAGCTTTGTTGCTTCTTAATTGCAACCTTCGTGAGTATGCCAGCAGTACGGAATTTTGCTATCTACTCAGCAGTTTCTCTGGTTTTCAACGTCTTATTGCAACTGTCAGCCTACGTTTCAATTTTAACGCTATATGAGAGAACTTTCTCTGCTACTGAAAATACAGTGTCCTCCGAGTCCACGCCATCTAAGCTGAAGTCTGCCTACGTTGAGCTACTTACCAAGAAGCGGAAAATTGTGGGAATTTTCGTTTCTCTGACTTTATTTTCTCTCTTTTTCATTCCTTACATCGAAATCGGTCTTGATCAAACTTTGGCAGTCCCTCAGGATTCATATCTTGTTGACTATTTCCGTGATATCTACAAGTATTTGAATGTGGGACCGCCGGTGTTTTTCGTGGTGAAAAACTTGGATCTAACCAGTCGAAGTaatcaaaagaaggttTGCGGGAAGTTCACAACATGCGACGACCTATCTTTGGCAAACACTCTTGAGCAAGAACGAAAAAGGTCAACAGTTGTTGAACCTGTGACAAACTGGTTTGACGATTTTATGATGTTCCTGAATCCCCAATTAGACACTTGTTGCAGGTTGAAGAAAGGAACAGAAGATGTGTGTCCTCCGTCCTTCCCAAGTAGAAGATGTGAAACGTGTTTTTCTGAGTCTGAGTGGTTCTATGACATGAGTGGTTTTCCTACAGGTGATGAGTTCATGCATTACTTCAATATTTGGATCAACTCGCCCAGCGACCCTTGTCCTCTAGGGGGAAAGGCGCCCTATTCTTCTGCCATCACCTACAATAAAACTAGTATCAAATCATCAACATTCCGAAGTGCACACAAACCGCTCAAATCACAACAAGACTTCATCGAAGCCTACAAAGATGCGGAAAGAATTAGTAAATCCCTTTTTGAACTAGACGTCTTCGCATACTCCCCGTTTTACATTTTCTTCGTGCAGTATGGATCACTGGTATCACTGTCATTGAAGCTGCTAGCTTCTTCCGTCCTGCTCGTCCTCTTGGTATCCTGGATGTTTTTGGGTTCCTTAAAAACAGCGGCCTTAGTGGGGCTTACCGTCGCGATGATTCTGACAGACATTGGAGCGCTCATGTTCTTCTTAGGAATATCACTGAATGCCGTCAGCTTAGTCAACCTAATCATATGCGTTGGAATCGCGGTTGAGTTTTGTGTGCATATAGCAAGAGCCTTCACTATAGTTCCGAGCAATATCAAGACAGATCGTGACTCTAGAATGGTCCATGCCATCGAAACTGTTGGGGGCTCGGTCTTTCAAGGCATTACACTAACTAAATTTATTGGGGTTtccattttggcttttaCCCATTCCAAGATCTTTCAAGTGTTTTATTTTAGGATGTGGTTCATTTTGATAATCGCTTCTTGTGCGCATGCATTATTTTTTCTACCAGCTGCTCTATCTTTGGTAGGTGGGAAGAGCTACGCGGACTCGGAAGTGGAGCTAGAAGACTGA
- the CIP1 gene encoding Cip1p (some similarities with uniprot|Q02606 Saccharomyces cerevisiae YPL014W Hypothetical ORF), giving the protein MLLERFQSKLHGSRLSRHSNSKSRSKCDADAQPVQNIADDLMTGDGMSDSDAYASMRELQISTQLCEPRSGTPLNGVSTPVMQPIMPYMYGNQKRQDSVASFASSISDMPGPARTATTPLPTTFSTQFVKMLMEVYQDICSDPTATPFDASNPPSGILNRTAKVAVERAEQKGVDMGREKNALLVNSVKQRLLQELRRDAYLSRNSSIVSLPPMPQFNTSDIAPTACVDYFSTHAEASSNGQLSTPFQMPTSSLGSSQPLQTPFDQRPQVPKLSHRSRNDSFISAAGRSRSGSSHMFPSQQQQQQPQPSAALQPSSFIETTTAPRAQFEGNGYFVLTPTNSMLGEPQQPFIARERSNASSAFEDMMSGELSRHRQNSFRIEKGSATGSLAMDF; this is encoded by the coding sequence ATGCTCCTCGAAAGATTTCAAAGTAAACTACACGGCTCTCGGCTGTCAAGGCACTCCAACTCAAAGTCTAGGAGCAAGTGCGATGCCGACGCGCAGCCTGTGCAGAACATAGCTGATGACCTGATGACTGGCGACGGGATGTCAGACAGCGACGCCTACGCGAGCATGAGAGAGCTTCAGATCAGCACCCAGTTGTGCGAGCCGCGGAGTGGAACGCCACTCAACGGCGTCTCAACGCCTGTGATGCAGCCTATAATGCCTTACATGTACGGCAACCAGAAAAGGCAGGATAGTGTGGCTTCGTTCGCAAGCTCTATATCTGACATGCCAGGGCCCGCCCGTACCGCCACTACACCCTTGCCAACGACCTTTTCCACTCAATTCGTCAAAATGCTCATGGAGGTGTACCAAGACATATGCTCAGATCCAACTGCAACACCGTTTGACGCCTCGAACCCTCCTTCTGGGATACTGAATAGAACTGCGAAGGTGGCTGTAGAAAGAGCAGAGCAAAAGGGCGTAGATATGGGTCGCGAAAAAAACGCGTTGCTGGTCAACTCCGTTAAGCAGCGGCTACTTCAAGAGCTTCGCCGCGACGCGTACCTATCACGCAACAGCTCAATTGTTTCATTGCCTCCCATGCCGCAGTTCAACACTTCTGATATAGCTCCCACTGCTTGTGTGGACTACTTCAGCACACACGCGGAGGCGTCCTCCAATGGCCAACTTTCTACTCCTTTCCAAATGCCGACTTCTAGTTTAGGCAGCAGTCAGCCTCTGCAGACGCCGTTCGACCAGAGACCTCAGGTGCCGAAACTCTCACACCGCTCCCGAAACGACAGTTTCATTAGCGCGgcaggaagaagcagaagtgGTTCAAGTCACATGTTTCCTTcccaacagcagcaacagcagcctCAGCCTTCAGCGGCCCTTCAGCCTAGCAGCTTCATAGAGACAACAACTGCGCCGAGAGCACAGTTTGAAGGCAACGGATACTTCGTCTTGACGCCCACAAACTCGATGCTAGGGGAGCCGCAGCAGCCTTTCATTGCTCGAGAACGGAGCAACGCATCTAGCGCGTTTGAAGATATGATGAGCGGCGAGTTGTCAAGGCATAGACAGAATTCTTTTAGGATCGAAAAGGGAAGTGCCACTGGCTCTCTCGCAATGGACTTCTAA
- the CHL1 gene encoding DNA helicase (similar to uniprot|P22516 Saccharomyces cerevisiae YPL008W), translating into MNGEENYGHPFQPYDIQLQLMHQVYNTLESGKKIGIFESPTGTGKTLSLICPTVTWLRRNKAHYMGKSKETSSSVDGNLTKSDDESDEEPSWVKEAFAESVIKEKVRALDEYEKYLGSKAFKAKYSSIYLSEDSPKVKRKRNLPHTTVGFEENEFLPDENSSPSTGCKKYSDVHDDKKKKLINEVNALLGKLDQEAESIDEATQTALPCPIKIFYASRTHSQLGQLASQLRLPNFPPSFESMEHERVKFVPLASRKQLCINPKVSKTSSQVINDYCRDAVSKKECVPYTRSKDPEILHAFRDHAFYAIHDIEDMVSLGRATSTCPYYALRELLHDGVEVVTLPYQHLLVESTREALGVDLKDSIVIIDEAHNLIDTINAVNSAEVSLADLQSSKLGITMYENKFAKRLSPHNRVNLKRLLTLVEVLIVFLQQNYKNGKEFESHEVFEGTNADVLNIHKLEQYMKTTKIAYKIDSYIKSQNESAETAAVERQPVLFKVASFLKTLSNPSLEGQFFFEKGKVMKYMLLEPSNSFKSIVHAARCVLLAGGTMEPISDFTRDLIPFVDENQINKFACNHVIPDNNLNTFIVTEGFEFTYDKREDSRTLSDLYDFFSRLVKIVPDGVVVFLPSYKFLESLMRFWNSTCKVGACIGNKKIFYESADKADVFAKYAEEVRKLTGGAILFAVVGGRLSEGINFQNELARAVVMVGLPYPNLFSGELIIKRKHLEQKVLKANGSSQDAKRATREFYENICMKAVNQSIGRAIRHAQDYANIYLVDKRYSSIQVQTKLSNWVAKRIRHTTSLDDLFEKSAKWYANKAQDDR; encoded by the coding sequence ATGAATGGGGAAGAAAATTACGGTCACCCTTTCCAGCCTTATGACATCCAGCTTCAGCTCATGCATCAAGTGTACAACACGCTCGAAAGTGGTAAAAAAATAGGGATCTTCGAGAGTCCAACCGGTACCGGAAAGACGCTGTCACTGATTTGCCCAACAGTAACCTGGCTCAGGAGGAATAAAGCTCATTATATGGGGAAGAGCAAAGAAACCTCAAGCTCCGTTGATGGGAACCTGACTAAGAGTGATGATGAAAGCGACGAAGAACCTTCATGGGTGAAGGAGGCTTTCGCAGAATCAGTAATCAAGGAGAAAGTCCGAGCTCTCGACGAATACGAGAAATATTTGGGTTCTAAGGCATTCAAAGCTAAATATTCAAGTATTTATCTGTCTGAAGATAGTCCCAAGGTCAAAAGGAAGCGCAACTTACCGCACACAACAGTCGGTTTTGAGGAGAACGAGTTTTTACCTGATGAAAATTCAAGCCCAAGTACTGGTTGTAAAAAGTACTCCGATGTTCATgatgacaagaaaaagaagctgatcAATGAAGTTAACGCTTTGCTTGGTAAGCTGGATCAGGAGGCAGAAAGTATTGACGAGGCAACGCAAACCGCACTGCCGTGTCCcataaaaattttctatGCCTCAAGAACTCATTCACAGCTGGGCCAGCTGGCCTCACAATTGAGACTACCAAATTTTCCTCCATCATTTGAATCAATGGAGCATGAAAGGGTGAAGTTTGTTCCATTGGCGTCGCGCAAGCAACTGTGTATCAATCCTAAAGTCTCAAAGACATCGAGCCAAGTGATCAACGACTACTGCAGAGATGCAGTCAGCAAGAAGGAATGCGTTCCCTATACTAGGTCTAAGGATCCAGAAATTCTACACGCATTTAGAGACCATGCATTTTATGCTATTCACGATATCGAGGACATGGTCTCATTAGGACGCGCCACCAGTACGTGTCCGTATTATGCTTTAAGGGAGTTACTGCATGATGgagttgaagttgtaaCACTACCCTATCAGCACCTTCTTGTTGAAAGCACGCGCGAAGCTTTGGGCGTCGATCTCAAAGATTCAATAGTAATTATTGATGAGGCCCATAACCTCATTGATACTATAAACGCTGTCAACTCAGCAGAGGTTAGCTTGGCGGACCTTCAAAGCAGTAAGCTTGGTATTACAATGTATGAAAACAAGTTCGCAAAACGCTTGAGCCCTCACAATCGagtgaacttgaaaagattgcTCACTTTGGTTGAGGTTCTAATcgtatttcttcaacaaaactaCAAAAACGGTAAGGAGTTTGAAAGTCACGAAGTTTTTGAGGGAACGAATGCCGACGTTTTGAATATTCACAAGCTGGAACAATATATGAAAACCACAAAGATTGCATACAAAATCGATAGCTATATTAAAAGCCAAAATGAGAGTGCGGAAACGGCTGCAGTGGAAAGGCAGCCTGTTCTCTTTAAAGTTGCctcctttttgaaaaccctCTCAAATCCTTCCTTAGAGGgtcagtttttttttgaaaagggcAAAGTGATGAAATACATGTTGTTGGAGCCCAGcaacagcttcaaatcCATAGTTCATGCCGCTAGATGCGTACTACTTGCGGGCGGTACTATGGAGCCGATCTCAGACTTCACCAGAGACCTTATACcctttgttgatgaaaaccAAATCAATAAATTCGCATGTAATCATGTTATCCCTGACAACAACCTTAACACATTCATTGTTACTGAAGGGTTTGAATTCACATACGACAAGCGAGAAGATTCGAGAACTTTAAGCGATTTATATGATTTTTTCTCCCGGCTAGTGAAAATTGTCCCCGACGGTGTAGTGGTATTTCTTCCTAGCTAtaagtttcttgaatctCTTATGCGTTTCTGGAACAGCACCTGCAAAGTTGGGGCGTGCATAGGAAATAAGAAAATATTTTACGAGTCAGCGGATAAAGCAGACGTCTTTGCAAAGTACGCTGAGGAAGTTCGAAAATTGACTGGAGGCGCTATACTTTTTGCGGTAGTTGGAGGGCGTCTCTCCGAGGGCATCAATTTTCAGAACGAATTAGCGAGGGCAGTGGTGATGGTAGGCCTACCTTACCCAAATTTATTTAGTGGAGAACTCATTATAAAAAGGAAGCACCTCGAGCAAAAGGTGCTTAAAGCAAATGGCAGCAGTCAAGACGCAAAGAGAGCTACGCGAGAGTTTTACGAGAACATCTGTATGAAAGCTGTAAATCAAAGCATTGGGAGGGCCATTAGGCACGCGCAAGACTACGCAAATATTTATTTGGTTGATAAAAGATACAGCTCCATTCAGGTTCAGACCAAGCTCTCGAATTGGGTGGCTAAGCGGATTCGGCACACCACCTCGCTCGATGACTTGTTCGAGAAAAGCGCAAAATGGTACGCGAACAAGGCCCAGGATGACCGCTGA
- a CDS encoding KLTH0A02398p (conserved hypothetical protein) has translation MASPIFLSRPHSGFSWNAFEVGLRLAVWSLHRFASSFTDFCSRERHALLKVCALTLATRLVVFSLRQVMDHFPLMSLAADSMDLLLACYGLSRFAYPEFKRAFWSSFHSNFNDFENKKLHSEPGPSLYCMLFSLFRSNFMWLISLLLLSDFMVTSAQVGKPEALTAVSKTVISIMLLTLWTSHMSPALGSLASLAVGGALTASLAPFSNLALLLRLWQLQFLVEYLMVPYVSQARFSPTEYAMWLKVRGGVICGFSTFVYVLLSLCGPNLMSPLLVYILAPLFANLMSKIAEPVPANIIFGTKAYSRWCARQILWIERKRCLQAR, from the coding sequence ATGGCGTCCCCGATCTTCCTTTCTCGGCCTCATTCAGGATTTTCATGGAACGCGTTCGAAGTGGGTCTAAGGCTTGCTGTATGGTCATTGCACCGTTTCGCAAGCAGCTTTACTGATTTCTGTAGCAGAGAGCGCCACGCCCTATTGAAAGTGTGCGCGCTGACACTTGCAACAAGGTTAGTTGTATTCTCTCTGCGGCAGGTGATGGATCACTTTCCACTCATGTCACTCGCGGCCGACTCCATGGATCTCCTTCTTGCCTGCTACGGACTGTCGCGTTTCGCGTACCCTGAGTTCAAAAGAGCATTCTGGTCAAGTTTTCACTCGAAtttcaatgattttgagaacaaaaagcttcatTCAGAGCCAGGGCCCAGTCTTTACTGCATGCTGTTTTCTTTATTCAGAAGCAATTTTATGTGGCTCATAAGTCTCCTTCTACTGTCTGATTTTATGGTTACGTCCGCGCAAGTGGGAAAGCCGGAAGCTTTAACGGCTGTGTCGAAAACTGTCATAAGCATTATGCTTTTAACGCTCTGGACTTCCCATATGTCGCCTGCTTTGGGTTCTCTTGCGTCGCTGGCGGTTGGCGGAGCCCTGACAGCATCTCTAGCCcccttttcaaatttgGCGCTTCTTTTGCGCTTATGGCAGCTCCAGTTTTTAGTCGAGTACCTAATGGTTCCTTACGTGTCGCAGGCCCGATTTTCGCCTACCGAGTATGCGATGTGGCTCAAGGTGCGGGGCGGGGTGATATGCggcttttcaacattcGTTTACGTTCTCCTGTCACTATGCGGACCTAACCTAATGTCACCTCTGCTTGTCTACATCCTCGCCCCTCTTTTCGCGAATCTTATGTCGAAAATTGCCGAGCCTGTACCCGCGAACATCATTTTCGGAACCAAGGCTTATTCAAGATGGTGTGCTAGGCAGATCTTGTGGATAGAGCGTAAGCGTTGCCTGCAGGCACGGTAG